A genome region from Nitrospira sp. includes the following:
- a CDS encoding phosphoadenylyl-sulfate reductase: MNETQKSAERPSDAELKALSDSFEDKQPWDVLAYALKTYRQRIVLACSFGAEDVALVDMVHRIDPEAPLFYLDTDFLFPETFDVRDRIIARYGLKPAQVIQMKSLLTPEQQASQYGDKLWASKPDQCCELRKIEPLTRILGEYSAWITGIRRDQAPTRANAGLIEWDKKFNLVKVNPLARWSSENVWTYLQLHEVPYNTLHDRNYPSIGCTHCTAPVLPGDDPRSGRWKNFGKTECGLHK; the protein is encoded by the coding sequence GACAAGCAGCCGTGGGATGTGTTGGCGTACGCGCTGAAGACCTACCGGCAGCGTATTGTGTTGGCCTGCAGTTTCGGGGCGGAAGATGTCGCCCTTGTGGATATGGTGCATCGCATCGATCCGGAGGCGCCGCTCTTTTATCTGGATACGGATTTTCTGTTTCCCGAAACCTTCGACGTGCGTGATCGGATTATCGCGCGGTACGGGTTGAAGCCAGCGCAGGTCATCCAGATGAAATCCCTGTTGACGCCGGAACAGCAGGCCTCCCAATATGGCGACAAGTTGTGGGCCAGCAAGCCGGACCAATGCTGCGAGCTCCGGAAAATCGAACCGCTCACTCGTATTCTCGGCGAATACTCGGCCTGGATTACCGGAATTCGGCGGGATCAGGCTCCCACCAGGGCGAACGCCGGGTTGATCGAGTGGGACAAAAAATTCAACCTAGTCAAAGTGAATCCTCTGGCCCGATGGAGCAGTGAAAACGTCTGGACGTATCTCCAGCTCCATGAGGTGCCCTATAACACGTTACACGACCGCAATTACCCCAGCATCGGCTGTACCCATTGTACGGCGCCTGTCCTTCCGGGAGACGATCCGCGTTCCGGTCGGTGGAAGAATTTCGGCAAGACCGAGTGCGGGCTGCACAAGTAA
- the trpD gene encoding anthranilate phosphoribosyltransferase: protein MQHLLAKVAKGQKTSKDLTWEEAKQAMRLMIEGTATPAQVGAFLTAMRFKSESVTELAAFTAAARQYVPPVPVRSGLGVVDVPVYAGKRETFHATIPAAIIAAAAGAVVLLHGVDGPPDRRGISSVLKLLGIPVDRTAKLVGAELETKGLAYLDLALYHPPVSRFLEMRQELGVRNFFHPVARLLNPARATSQVIGLSHPPYFEKMIEALRMLSCPRALVIRGVEGDPELSIGNSTRLLELKDERITPFTFQPKDAGLSMATFREMAGFPVEQREREADLIKRLIANEIQGGQRDWVLLNAAMLLYAAGKGTSIIGNLTAARSALESGQAKAKLAELVAVSGSNAGTAQKVGLSA, encoded by the coding sequence ATGCAACATCTGCTTGCCAAAGTCGCTAAAGGTCAAAAAACATCCAAGGATCTCACGTGGGAAGAAGCCAAGCAGGCCATGCGCCTTATGATTGAGGGCACCGCGACGCCTGCGCAAGTCGGGGCGTTCCTCACGGCCATGCGGTTTAAGTCCGAATCGGTCACGGAATTAGCCGCGTTCACCGCGGCGGCGCGCCAGTATGTGCCGCCGGTGCCGGTGCGATCGGGGCTCGGAGTCGTCGACGTGCCGGTCTATGCAGGCAAACGGGAAACGTTTCACGCCACCATTCCCGCCGCGATTATTGCGGCCGCTGCCGGAGCGGTGGTGCTCTTGCACGGAGTGGATGGGCCCCCGGATCGACGGGGCATTTCGTCGGTGCTGAAGCTCTTGGGTATTCCTGTTGATAGGACCGCCAAGCTCGTTGGGGCCGAATTGGAAACAAAGGGGCTCGCGTATCTGGATCTGGCGCTGTACCACCCGCCGGTGAGCCGGTTCCTGGAAATGAGACAGGAATTGGGCGTGCGCAATTTCTTTCATCCCGTGGCACGCCTGCTCAACCCGGCCCGCGCCACCTCACAGGTAATCGGTTTGTCGCATCCGCCCTACTTCGAAAAGATGATCGAGGCGTTGCGTATGCTGAGTTGCCCGCGCGCGTTGGTCATTCGCGGCGTCGAAGGGGATCCGGAGCTGTCGATCGGCAATTCCACGCGTCTCTTGGAGCTCAAGGATGAGCGCATCACGCCGTTTACCTTCCAGCCGAAGGATGCGGGATTGTCGATGGCGACCTTTCGCGAGATGGCCGGGTTCCCCGTCGAACAGCGGGAACGGGAAGCTGATCTGATCAAGCGGCTCATTGCCAACGAGATTCAGGGTGGGCAACGGGATTGGGTCCTCCTCAATGCGGCCATGTTGCTCTATGCAGCCGGCAAAGGGACGTCGATTATTGGAAATCTTACTGCAGCCAGAAGCGCGTTGGAGTCAGGTCAGGCCAAAGCCAAGCTGGCTGAATTGGTGGCGGTCTCCGGATCAAATGCGGGAACCGCGCAGAAGGTCGGCCTGTCAGCGTAA
- the cysD gene encoding sulfate adenylyltransferase subunit CysD, with the protein MKHLRQLEDQSVYILREAYKHFNHLAMLWSMGKDSTVLLWLARKAFFGHVPFPLLHVDTSYKIPAMIEYRDRIAREWRLNLVVGQNKEALAAGMNHTLGRDVCCTALKTTAMKNLVEEKGYTGIILGVRADEDSTRAKERYFSPRDKHGDWDFRDQPPELWDQFKTTFPPGTHIRIHPLLDWTEINIWEYIKHENIPFMDLYLDRGDGTRYRSLGCAPCTTPIKSTAKTVDEIITELRGSHVAERAGRAQDAGRGMEMLRKKGYM; encoded by the coding sequence ATGAAACATCTGCGTCAACTCGAAGATCAAAGTGTCTATATTCTTCGCGAAGCCTATAAGCATTTCAATCACCTCGCGATGCTCTGGTCAATGGGCAAGGACTCGACGGTGCTCTTGTGGCTGGCCCGTAAGGCCTTTTTCGGGCATGTGCCGTTTCCCTTGCTCCATGTGGATACGAGTTACAAGATCCCGGCCATGATCGAATATCGCGATCGGATTGCCCGCGAGTGGCGCCTCAATCTGGTGGTGGGGCAGAACAAAGAGGCCCTGGCCGCCGGAATGAATCATACACTCGGGCGGGATGTCTGCTGTACCGCCTTAAAGACGACGGCCATGAAGAATCTGGTCGAAGAAAAGGGGTACACCGGCATTATTCTCGGCGTGCGGGCGGATGAAGACAGCACCAGGGCGAAGGAACGATATTTTTCGCCGCGCGACAAACATGGGGATTGGGATTTCCGCGACCAGCCGCCGGAACTATGGGATCAGTTCAAGACCACGTTCCCGCCGGGCACGCATATCCGGATTCATCCGCTCCTCGATTGGACCGAGATCAACATTTGGGAATACATCAAGCACGAGAATATCCCCTTCATGGATCTCTACCTAGACAGGGGGGATGGCACACGCTATCGCAGTCTGGGTTGCGCGCCTTGTACCACGCCCATCAAGTCCACGGCAAAAACGGTGGACGAGATTATTACGGAGCTCCGTGGGAGTCATGTGGCGGAACGGGCCGGTCGGGCACAGGACGCGGGGCGAGGCATGGAGATGCTCCGCAAGAAGGGGTACATGTGA
- a CDS encoding GTP-binding protein: protein MTQHDQSKPQESLNIVIVGHVDHGKSTLVGRLYADTGSLPEGKLEKVQAICRQQGKEFEYAFLFDAFLEEQEQGITIDTARTFFIWNGRQYIIIDAPGHKEFLKNMISGAARAEAALLLIDALEGVREQSKKHGYLLSLLGVTQFSVVVNKMDLVGYRQDVFDGIEKEYREFLGQFRAVPQQMIPVSAKMGDNIATRSTHMNWYQGPTVLESLALFKKEQVRSEQPLRFPLQDVYKFDARRILAGRITAGRLKVGDQLVFSPSNKTAVVQSIEGFNVDPPRSEAQAGQSVGVTLDEQIFVERGEIASHRDSIPLVSTAIRVNLFWMGRRPLEKGRKYVLRLATREVACEVAAIHRIIDTADLAQLQESQSVAKNQVAELTLRVKSPLAFDLSSSFEATGRFVLVDEYDIAGGGIITELVHDEQEGLREEARQREYAWLTGDVRAEDRAAQYGHRAAIVLFTGSAQTGKTFLARRVEALLVADSRHAYLLEGENLLQGLDADLSAADPSFAAERVRRYGEVARLLIDTGLIVVSTSKTFGINYQRMGEMIRTLVQPAPVISVHMSRAGEEAPPNTDLHFAGPQDFDAAARQILEELKRRGVLIQPSGTKSTIQYSI, encoded by the coding sequence ATGACACAGCACGACCAAAGTAAGCCGCAAGAGAGCCTCAACATCGTCATCGTGGGCCATGTGGATCACGGGAAGTCCACGTTGGTGGGACGACTCTACGCCGACACCGGGTCTTTGCCCGAAGGCAAGCTGGAAAAGGTGCAGGCGATCTGCCGCCAGCAGGGCAAGGAATTTGAGTATGCGTTCCTGTTCGATGCGTTTCTGGAAGAACAGGAGCAGGGCATCACGATCGATACGGCGCGCACGTTTTTTATCTGGAACGGGCGGCAGTACATCATTATCGACGCGCCGGGGCACAAAGAGTTTTTGAAGAACATGATCTCCGGTGCCGCCCGGGCGGAGGCTGCGCTATTGCTCATCGATGCCTTGGAAGGTGTGCGCGAGCAATCCAAGAAACATGGCTACCTCCTGTCGCTACTCGGCGTGACGCAGTTTTCGGTGGTCGTCAATAAGATGGATTTGGTCGGGTATCGGCAGGATGTGTTCGACGGGATCGAAAAGGAATACCGGGAATTCCTGGGTCAGTTCCGGGCGGTTCCCCAGCAGATGATTCCGGTCAGCGCGAAGATGGGTGACAACATCGCGACGCGCAGCACCCATATGAATTGGTATCAGGGGCCTACGGTGCTGGAGTCGCTGGCTCTCTTCAAGAAGGAGCAGGTTCGCTCTGAACAGCCGCTCCGATTTCCACTACAGGACGTCTATAAATTCGATGCGCGGCGGATTTTGGCCGGGCGCATTACGGCCGGCCGTCTCAAGGTCGGCGATCAGCTGGTGTTTTCGCCGTCCAATAAGACGGCCGTCGTGCAATCGATCGAAGGGTTCAACGTCGATCCGCCCCGGAGTGAGGCGCAGGCCGGTCAATCGGTCGGGGTCACATTGGACGAGCAGATTTTCGTGGAGCGTGGCGAAATCGCCTCGCATCGGGACTCGATTCCGCTGGTATCGACTGCCATTCGTGTGAATTTGTTTTGGATGGGGAGACGACCGCTGGAGAAGGGGCGGAAGTACGTCCTGCGCCTCGCCACGCGCGAGGTGGCCTGCGAGGTGGCCGCGATTCATCGGATTATCGACACCGCCGATCTGGCACAGCTTCAGGAGAGTCAGTCGGTGGCCAAGAACCAGGTTGCCGAGCTGACCCTGCGTGTGAAATCGCCGCTCGCGTTTGACTTGTCGTCGTCATTCGAAGCCACAGGTCGATTCGTGCTGGTCGATGAGTACGATATCGCTGGGGGCGGGATCATCACCGAGTTGGTGCATGACGAGCAGGAAGGGCTGCGCGAAGAGGCGAGGCAGCGTGAATATGCATGGCTCACGGGCGATGTCCGGGCCGAGGATCGCGCCGCGCAATACGGGCATCGGGCCGCCATCGTGTTATTCACCGGTTCAGCCCAAACAGGCAAGACATTTCTTGCACGACGGGTGGAGGCGCTGCTGGTTGCTGACAGTCGGCATGCCTATCTGCTCGAAGGCGAAAATCTGTTGCAGGGATTGGACGCAGATCTGTCGGCGGCTGATCCGTCTTTTGCAGCCGAGCGAGTGCGGCGGTACGGAGAGGTCGCTAGGTTGTTGATCGATACGGGGTTGATTGTCGTCTCGACGAGCAAAACCTTCGGAATCAATTATCAGCGAATGGGCGAGATGATCCGAACGTTGGTGCAGCCGGCTCCGGTGATTTCCGTGCACATGAGCAGGGCGGGGGAGGAGGCACCGCCGAATACCGATTTACACTTCGCGGGGCCGCAGGATTTCGACGCCGCTGCCCGTCAGATCTTGGAGGAGTTGAAGCGCCGGGGCGTGCTCATACAGCCGTCCGGCACGAAGTCCACCATCCAGTATTCAATTTAG